The genomic interval ACATATTAGAGATCCTTGTTTGCTTTGATCTGTTATTAGTAAACTGATTCTCACTTTTTGTATTTCAGGTAACCTAAAGTGAGTCAGTAATTGCTAAATGGAAAAGACTGAAGAACACATTTTAGCAAAAGCAGTGGTGATATTTAAGCAATAATAAATGTGTTATTAGAAGCGGGATTTAAAGTGTATTGTGAAACACAATAGAAGTAGTTgtttcatagattcatagatatTTCTTTCATCAGTAGTTAGTTTGTTAGTagtttgtgtatttttgcaGATTCTTAATCTAGTActcagcattcagtctttttAGTAGGACTCTATCAACCTCCTACTTCATTTGCCCACTCTATCTTCCAGAAATTCTCTAAATGCAAAATTTGAATTTCCACTCATGTAAGTCATTATTTCATCAAGCTGGATGCGTACTTGGACTCGCTATGATGCTGACAAACAAAATCCCTCTCCATCCTCAACTGTCTAACAGATGCCTGAAGGTTTTGGAGCAAACATGACTGGTATTTGAAACTAATCATAACATCGCCCACctttaacaacaacaaaaaagaagtaAAGTAACCCAGGTCATGTGTCCTGtgaccaccatgttttactgtgggaatGATATTCTTCTGACTATGTGCAGACATGGTCAAAAGTTCAACTTTGGCTTATCCAGTGCAATCTGCTAAATtgtcagttttactttttgtaGTTGATCAACACTGTGACCGTTTTTCTCTAGGCTTCTGTAAGTTTTACAGATGTACCTagttatgattttaattttttttctctctcaactCTCCTGATTGTCCCTAACTAGCCAGGAAAAGGAGCGCAGCCTGTGTGTCCCAGATTTCCCCGAGCCATCAGATGTCTACTGGCAGTACATTGATCTCCTGACCTTCATCCTGCTTTACATGCTGCCGCTCCTCATCATCACTGCCTCCTACACCACGGTGGCACGCCGGCTGTGGCGCCACAACACCATCGGAGACACAACAACAGCTCAGCACGCCACCCAGAGAAGGAAGCGCAGGAGAACTTTGGCCATGTTGCTCCTGGTGGTCGGGGTGTTTGCCATCTGCTGGTTTCCACTTAACTGCTATGTGGTGCTGCTGTCCAGCCAGGCCATCCACTCCTCTAATGCTCTCTACTTCTGCTTTCACTGGCTTGCAATGAGCTCCACCTGCTACAACCCTTTCATCTACTGCTGCCTGAACCCCACCTTCCGCCAGGAGCTTCGGCTGCTCCTCGACAGGTGCCGACTGAGGCGGAGAGCAGCGGTCGGGTTAGAGCCCGAGCGAGGCCCTGCTATTGCCTGCGCTCCATGTCACAGAGCTGCCTGGCCTGACAACCGGGAGTCCTCGAGGCCGAGTCATGCTTTGTCACACCCAGGACAGGACTTACAACAGAGTCATGCCTCCTCCAGTCAGAGCCGCAACCTGAAAGACGCACATGTGCTCTTCACTGCCAGACAGCCCCTTACTGGGAGAATGGACATCTTCTCAGTGGAGCCTTTTGTGGCTGTGAGATAACTAGACACAGCTGCCACAGTTCTAATGAGGAACTTGAAATCTGTTTTGGGAAACTAACACGTTCTGAGAAAACAGGAAGTCTGTCAGATATTTGGCTGGCCCCCAGCTGGTTGTTGATAGCAGCAGGTAAAGAGGATCCATATGCAGAAATTGTTACTCTGCTTTTCCTTTAGCATTTCCTGAAAATATCTACACaatgtaatttttcacatttttatattgtttttacacTTCTGCTTCATTGAGTTGTGCATTGTAAATCAAAAGCTGAATTTCTGCAGCGCTTTACAGaactttaaatttcctttttgttttgcagtgcAGTGGATTGAAAAGGGATTTATGGAtttaaatagaaagaaaacCTGCAAGATGAATTATATTCAGCACCCTGAGTTGCTATTTTGTAAAGAGGCTTCTCTcaacaattacagctgcaagtatttGGGGAATTGTCTTTATGAATGTTTCACATCTAGAGCTGGAAATGTATGCCCattcttgtttgcaaaatagttcaagctcagatttgatggagaacatctgtggtcaatttttaagtcttgccaaattcatttcaatttcatttaggtctggactttgactggagcATTTTAACCCATTAACATGCTCAAACCTTTTCTTTGTATATCTGGTTGTATATAAggtctttgtcctgctggattTTTAGCCATTAATGGTTCTAAGATTTCCCTATATCCACCTTCCCAtgaactctgatcagcttccatgtctttgctgaagaaaagcatccgtGTTTTCATCCATGTCGTCAAAACTTTTACACTTTG from Girardinichthys multiradiatus isolate DD_20200921_A chromosome 5, DD_fGirMul_XY1, whole genome shotgun sequence carries:
- the gpr83 gene encoding probable G-protein coupled receptor 83 → MRATCVSAFVVFWMVGYHRAAAKQTLNDSSLFGEPMLPHTDTSPNVLAKSGNRTGFFFLDFDDGMLEDWHSLANRKSSGKELQEYGVKALLVAAYSLIIVVSLFGNTLVFHVVAKNKRTQSSTSLFILNLAVADIFITVLNTPFTLVRFVHSTWVFGRTMCHISRFVQYCSLHVSTLTLTAIALDRRQVILHPLRPRMTASQGGVWVAVIWIMASCFSLPHAIYQKLLTFTYSQEKERSLCVPDFPEPSDVYWQYIDLLTFILLYMLPLLIITASYTTVARRLWRHNTIGDTTTAQHATQRRKRRRTLAMLLLVVGVFAICWFPLNCYVVLLSSQAIHSSNALYFCFHWLAMSSTCYNPFIYCCLNPTFRQELRLLLDRCRLRRRAAVGLEPERGPAIACAPCHRAAWPDNRESSRPSHALSHPGQDLQQSHASSSQSRNLKDAHVLFTARQPLTGRMDIFSVEPFVAVR